Proteins from one Dama dama isolate Ldn47 chromosome 12, ASM3311817v1, whole genome shotgun sequence genomic window:
- the C12H15orf48 gene encoding normal mucosa of esophagus-specific gene 1 protein, which yields MSFFQLLMKKKELIPLVFFMAVAATGASAFAVYSLRKTDVILDRKRNPEPWETVDPTVPTKLVTINQEWKPIEELQKVRRATR from the exons ATGAGCTTTTTCCAACTCCTgatgaaaaagaaggaa CTTATTCCTTTGGTGTTTTTCATGGCCGTGGCAgcgactggagcttcagcatttgCTGTGTATTCCCTTCGAAAAACCGACGTGAT cctTGATCGAAAAAGAAATCCAGAACCTTGGGAAACTGTGGATCCTACTGTCCCTACAAAG cttgtaaCAATCAACCAAGAGTGGAAGCCCattgaagagttgcaaaaggtccGAAGGGCAACCAGGTGA